The genomic DNA CCCCTGGAGCTCATGGAGCAGCGGAGACAGGGGCATGGAAGCGGGTAACTTGAGGAGATGCCGTTCGCGAAGACGACTTCCTGGTTTGACGAGGTCGGCGGCCACGAGACCGTCTTGGGAAATCAGCACTCGCGGTCCCAGGCTGAACATATTCGCCATTCGATCCGGCTCGGTATGAATGACGCCGGTAATCCGGAATGACGCCTGTCCGATTTTGATCGCATCGCCCACGACCAACCCTAACCGAATCAGAAGACTTTCCTGAACCACTGCCCCATGGCAAGCCTCTCGACAGCTGTGTCCTGTTTGGCGCAGCAACTCCATCAGCGGCCGGTCAGGTTCAACCCGTACAATTCCATACAGGGGATACCCTGATTCGATCGCTTTCAATTCGACCAGCTGCGTCACATCTGCCGCGCCCACGGCGCGATCAATTCGTGCCACCATTGCGACCAGTTCACTCACTCGTGTGCGCAAAATCCCGCGCTCTGCGAGACTCTGAAGCACGACCGAGCCTGCCGCGCCTACAGGTTTGGAAAGGCGAATCTCCAGGTCCCCCCCCAGCAACCCGCGCGCTTCCTTCAGAACGGCCCGCTCAACATTGGTAGAAAAGAGTGAGACCCCGACCACTGCCCCGACTCCCAGGGCAATGCAGCCGAGAAAGTACAGAAAGTGCCGCCAGGCCGAACGTAGTTCCCGCCAGGCCATCATGAGCCAGAAGGGAATCATGATTCGAGATCAGGCATCCTATGGTGGAGTGACGCCAGCTGATCCGAAGCCACACGCCCATCCCGGAGCGTAATCACCCGTTCCATGGAAGCGGCCAGGTGCTGGTCGTGAGTGACCAGGACCAGGGTCGTCCCGGCATCGCGGTGCAAGGCCATGATCAATTCGATCACCTGCTGCCCTGTGGAGGAGTCGAGATTGCCGGTCGGCTCATCGGCCAACAGAATCGGCGGGCGACAGGCAAACGCACGCGCCACCGCGACCCGCTGTTGCTCTCCTCCCGATAGCTGGACCGGATAGTGCGACATCCGATGTCCTAACCCTACCGCGTGCAGCAATTCCTCCGCTCGCCTCGGGGCCTGAGAGTCGCCCGCGAGTTCAAGCGGTATCGACACATTTTCCAGCGCCGTGAGCGTTGGAATGAGATGAAACGATTGAAAGATATACCCGACATTGGCCAAGCGCAGTCGCGCCATCGCCTGTTCACCGAGCGCCGTGATCTCGACCCCGTTCAACCAAATAGTTCCAGATGTCGGTCGGTCGAGCCCCGCAATCAGGCCTAAGAGCGTGGACTTACCGCTCCCGGAAGGCCCGATAATCGCTACCGTTTGCTTTTCCGGAATGTCTATCGTGACATCGTCAAGAATGGTCACCGTTTGACCGCCTGCGGCCAACTGCATCGTCACATGCTGAGTAGCAATCATTGCTTGGATGATTCCTCGATGGAGTGCCCGCAAAACGATTTCATATTATACTGTACAGATGCTGACCTGCTCGGAGCTTTTGAAGTGTATCGCGCGCCTGGGAACGGCTTGCCTCATGGCATTGGTCCTCAGCGGACTATCAGGATGCGATCAATCAAATACGTCCACTGTCCCTTCCTCACCCGACAGCCTTGCATCTGCAACTCCTCCATCCTCCGAACAAACACCCCCCCGCGAATCGCTTCCTGCCGCGCCGAGTCCTTCACCTGACGATCGGCCCCGTATCATCGCGTTTGGAGACAGCTTGACTGCCGGACTTGGAGTCTCCCCGGAACAGTCTTACCCCACCCAGCTTCAGAAACAACTCGATACCTTAGGCTATCACTACCAAGTGCTCAATGCAGGAGTCAGCGGGGACACGTCAGCAGGAGGACTCCGCCGTGTGTCCTGGGTCCTTGCCGGCAAGCCACGGGTGGTGATTCTTGAGTTGGGCGGGAATGACGGACTGCGCGGCCTCGGGTTGCCTGAAACCCGGTCACACCTCGACGCGATCATCCGACAGTTCAAGGATGCTCACGTACGAGTGATCTTAGCGGGAATGAAGCTCCCCCCAAATTACGGCGAAGAATACACCGCTCGATTCGAAGCCATATATCGGGATCTCGCGCAGCTCCATGGGCTTCCACTTATCCCATTTCTACTGGAGGGAGTAGGAGGGGAAAAGGCCCTCAATCAATCAGACGGCATCCACCCGACGGGGGAAGGGTATCGTATCGTGGTCGAGAACGTGCTCCGGAGCCTGCTTCCTGTGTTGAAGGACGCATCCACCAACAACTCGTCAGCGAAAAAGAAGCAGGCGTGAAATATCCTCCCCGCCACATCAAGCGGGTGAACATTTCACGCCATGAAGTCCTGAAAGCCGGTTAGCTCTTCTTGAAGAAGGTGTCGTAGACCCCGAAAGCCAAGATCAGAGCGATCAAGGTATAATACAGGCCCGTGATTCCACTGTAGTCCGGTGGACCTTCACTGACATTGGCAAACGCACTGGTTGCCTGAAGCGCCCCAATACCGGCAATCAATCCTGCTATCAGCTTGTTCATGATCCCCCCTTGTAATCAAGGAATACCCAAAGAGGGCCGCATTGTACTGAAGTGACCCTGGATGACGCAAGGGGGGTTCACAAAGAGGGAATAGGGGAGAAAAATCGGGGTGGCAGCTTCCGTGACCACCGACTTGCCAATCAGGCCTTTCCCAAAGACTTGAGCATCGAAGACACATCTCGGCAGGTATCCGAAAGACCTTCCAAGCGACGCCCCTTGTCCGTCAAAAGTGCGGCCATCGCTTTCACCTCGACTTCAACCTGCTCAACCTGCCGGGCAAGATCGGTCGTCTTGCTTACCGCAGCCTTCTGCGCCTCAATCTCCCGTTGAAGATCTCGGCAAATGACCTGTAGTGACTTAGATTCATTAACGGAAGCCTCCAGATCCTGGGTGAGACGGGCCACGACCGCTTCTCGATTGCGAATGTCCCCATCAAGCTCAACCTGAGCGACTTCGCTCTCTCGCCTCCGTTCATCCATCTGTTGGATCACCTGGGTCCAGGTCAACACAAGGCCCGGTCCGATAGAAGGTTGGTCTGGAAGGGGCTTCCCGGCTTGAATGGCCTGAACCGTTCGCTGCATCCACTCCGTAAACTGGTTCAATTCGCTCAACTTCATATCACCGGAGGACACGACAGGGGCGGCCGGTTTTTCTGCTTCGGGGCGGGGAGCGGCGACTCTGGGCTTGGGGACAACTCGTGCCTTTGACCACCGCTGATACTCAAGCAGCGCAGCCACACCGTGTCGGCAGATCGGTTGCTCGGATAACGTGCAAGAACATTTGGCTTCCAGATGACCATCAATGAGACGAATCGTCTGCTCGTACAACCCGGAATTGCCCATGACCGACGACGTCACTTCCGTATCCGACGCATCCGTCATTTGCACGCGGCGTTCTGCCTGATACTGCTTTCCGATTTGGAACGCGTTGGGCTCCACCACCGAACTAATCATGGCCGCCTCCAACAAACTCAGACGATCGGCCGAACACGCGATTCTGCCCTTCATAGTGTCACCTGTGGAATGATTAGTACCGCTGAGTCGTCCTTGCAGCCTACCGAGTGATCGCCGCAGTGTCATGGAATCACCACCTTTGACGTCCACCTATCCAGCGAGACTTGAGTGTATGACAGGTTCTCCTGAACGACCATCCCGCAGGCGGGGGGAATTGTGAGAAATGGATCGAGGCCGCGCAGAATTTTCGTGCCGCCACTGGAGAGTCTTATCGGCAGCGTCGAGGAGGTCCTTGAGCCCCCTGGGGGGTCAGCCACACATAGTCAGCAATCCCTTCTTGCATGGCCTGATGAAGCTCTGCAGCCCGCTCTCGCTCGAATGTGGCCATATAAACCGTGACCTGCTTGAGCCCTTCCGGAACTCGTCGAGCCACCCGATCCGGGACCGGCAACCGGTATTGCACATGACCTCCGCCCGTATAACTGAGCAGGGGGCCCTGACCGGAGCTGGCCTCGACACGTAGTTGCTTCATCGCCGCTGCTAAGGTCTTCGCCATCCCCTCGTCTCTGACCATAGAGGCTTCATACATGGTCTGGTAGTCCTCCGGAGACCCACCGCCGTGGCAGTCCTGGAGTTGAGATAAAATCCGGGACCGGTAGGTAGGCGCATCCACGATGACCTCTCCCTCCATGCCCCATTGACGCCACTCAGGCTGTTCCTTGGCTTGGACCAAACCCTGCTTCACCACCTGCCGGATCAGACTCTTCGGCGGATTCATTGCCAGAAGCGGAAGACGTTGATCTTTCGCGAATTGCGCCAATGGCTCGTAATCTTCAAACGCGCCGCCCCAATTCTGCTTCCACGCGACTTGCTCCAGGAACTCCGAGCGAATACTCTCCTCCGAACGCAGATAGCGAGCGAGCGCCGGCTGACCGTCCCACCCGAACATTTCCATCGCGAGCCACGGACGACGCCCCTGGCTCATAAGGGAGCGAAGCACCGTCAACGCCGCGTCGATATGCGATCGATTGTGATGTTCTTCTCCCAGGTAGATCACATCGTACGTGGCCAGCCCCTCCAACCACGGCTGCATCGGTACTGCGAGACCGGTCCTGGCATCCACCACCTGGCCCACCGCCCATTCGTCCCAGACCCGATGAGTGACCATCGCTGAGCGATCTTTCGCCTGGCAGCCGAACATCATCAAGACAAGACCAAGCAGGGCGAGCAAGCGGCCCGAGACTGGGCGAGTCTTCCGGAAAAGCGACGGAGTGAATGTATTCATATTGTCTACCTAACATATGGACCCAGTAGCCGCAAGGCAGCTCCCTTGACTCCCTTACGACAGGCCCGATACTCTGCCCGGACACGCAGCAGCTTTCATCCCCGCACCACCGAGGAATCCGTACACCGCTGATCGAATCATGCACGTTGACTCTGACAACCTGGCGGCCTTTCGGAAACAGATCACGTCGGCGCGGTCACTGGATGCACAAGCCTGGGAGGCCTCGCGTCACCTGGTGAATGCCGCGCACTGGCCGATGACCCTTCACGCGCTGGTCAACGCGATCGAAACCTCGACTGTCCCGGATACGATCAAACGCAGCCTGGTTGAAGCCCTGCCGCCGGAGCACGAGAGCACGAACCGCATCGCCTCCACGGAATCGCTCAAGCACCTGACGGGACTCCCGCCCTCCAAAGCCTTACGGGCGCTTTGCATCTTTTTTGGAGTGCGCTCGAAACCATCATCGAAATGGCCGTTACCGGCGGTCACGGCAGACACCATCGACGTATTGATCCGCCGGCACCACAACCCCTTCGACCTGCTGACACAAGAGAACCCGGCTTCCGTCTTGGATCTGGGAGCCGGTGACCTTTCGTTTGCCGAAGAGCTGGCCACCCTGTACGAACCTCAGCTAGCCGCGCAAAGCAGACCCCTCATTTTCCATTGCCTTGACCGGCTGCATCCCGGCTCGCAACTGGGCGGTCCCCTGCACGCTCATCCGCTTCGTCTGCACCGTCTGCGTTCCAGACCCGGACTGCAATTTCGCTTTTACGGCGATCAAGACATGTTTGCACTCACCCCGCTCGAACAGGATCACCGTCTTGCCGAACGCTACCTGATCGTCACCTGCTGGGCACCCGCCACCCCGACCTTTGCCTATGAACCCACGCGCCTCTCCCCGGCCTGTCTGGCCGAAGAGCTGCGACGCACAAAAGGCGAGTCCCGACAAGTCCGGCATGGCAAAGAGTCCGCCCTTGAAGTGCACCACGCGGGTCGGAGTCTCCTTTTTCCGCCCTGGAAATTCGATATCCGCGGCCCGCTTGCCCTCTTGGAATTGATGGCCACACGCGGAGCGCTCTGCGTCTTGGGAGCTGTTGACTCCCAAGTATTTTGGGAAATCCTGTCGCAATTGATCGAAGATCCGCGGGTCAGACCCCGTGATCTCATCCTGTCTGCTCAGAATGTACCCGAGGTCTTCGGGGATACCTACCACAAGCTCTCAGCCCTCCCGATCGGCGGATCCTGTCTCTTATCCGACCTCACACCGTTGCGCCGGACCTTTCCTTCTGTGCTTCACCGGCCTGCCGACCGGACTGCAGCCTACCGATTCCGACAAGTGACCATTCAGCGCGGCGCTCTGTTCGAAGGTCGTCCAGCCAGCAGCACGGCCCGGCGGTTTGAGGGGATGGCGGAAGAAACTCCCCCCTGGTTTCTTAC from Nitrospira sp. ND1 includes the following:
- a CDS encoding ABC transporter ATP-binding protein — protein: MIATQHVTMQLAAGGQTVTILDDVTIDIPEKQTVAIIGPSGSGKSTLLGLIAGLDRPTSGTIWLNGVEITALGEQAMARLRLANVGYIFQSFHLIPTLTALENVSIPLELAGDSQAPRRAEELLHAVGLGHRMSHYPVQLSGGEQQRVAVARAFACRPPILLADEPTGNLDSSTGQQVIELIMALHRDAGTTLVLVTHDQHLAASMERVITLRDGRVASDQLASLHHRMPDLES
- a CDS encoding SWIM zinc finger domain-containing protein, producing MKGRIACSADRLSLLEAAMISSVVEPNAFQIGKQYQAERRVQMTDASDTEVTSSVMGNSGLYEQTIRLIDGHLEAKCSCTLSEQPICRHGVAALLEYQRWSKARVVPKPRVAAPRPEAEKPAAPVVSSGDMKLSELNQFTEWMQRTVQAIQAGKPLPDQPSIGPGLVLTWTQVIQQMDERRRESEVAQVELDGDIRNREAVVARLTQDLEASVNESKSLQVICRDLQREIEAQKAAVSKTTDLARQVEQVEVEVKAMAALLTDKGRRLEGLSDTCRDVSSMLKSLGKA
- a CDS encoding ChaN family lipoprotein; amino-acid sequence: MNTFTPSLFRKTRPVSGRLLALLGLVLMMFGCQAKDRSAMVTHRVWDEWAVGQVVDARTGLAVPMQPWLEGLATYDVIYLGEEHHNRSHIDAALTVLRSLMSQGRRPWLAMEMFGWDGQPALARYLRSEESIRSEFLEQVAWKQNWGGAFEDYEPLAQFAKDQRLPLLAMNPPKSLIRQVVKQGLVQAKEQPEWRQWGMEGEVIVDAPTYRSRILSQLQDCHGGGSPEDYQTMYEASMVRDEGMAKTLAAAMKQLRVEASSGQGPLLSYTGGGHVQYRLPVPDRVARRVPEGLKQVTVYMATFERERAAELHQAMQEGIADYVWLTPQGAQGPPRRCR
- a CDS encoding arylesterase — its product is MALVLSGLSGCDQSNTSTVPSSPDSLASATPPSSEQTPPRESLPAAPSPSPDDRPRIIAFGDSLTAGLGVSPEQSYPTQLQKQLDTLGYHYQVLNAGVSGDTSAGGLRRVSWVLAGKPRVVILELGGNDGLRGLGLPETRSHLDAIIRQFKDAHVRVILAGMKLPPNYGEEYTARFEAIYRDLAQLHGLPLIPFLLEGVGGEKALNQSDGIHPTGEGYRIVVENVLRSLLPVLKDASTNNSSAKKKQA